DNA from Elaeis guineensis isolate ETL-2024a chromosome 2, EG11, whole genome shotgun sequence:
AGGGAGGGGTATCAagttcaaatataaaattatataaaattaaaattatttaatagtgGTAAAGGAGTTGCaagctcaaatctgatttgacttGCAGATAACCTCAAACCAACTCATTTAATAAACAGCTAAAATGGAGCTGCTCCCAAACAACTTAGCAAGTGGATCTCAAACAACTCTATGATTATACATAAACATGCTCcctttaaattaatataaatataatataatatagttttTTCTGAATAACAAATAAGAGTGACATGTAATGTACTATTTGTTACCATTCTATGACTCAGAATTTGTAATGGACGGGTTAaatttgagcccaaattcggacCAGGCGGCGCGCGCAAACAACCTGCTCCTGTTGACGTCAGCATCACGGAGGGGCATAACTGTCAAAAAAAGGAATCCGTCCCAACTGCTTTTCGAAAGAGTTACTTCCACGCCCAgcaagcgagagagagagagagggggggcttCATGACACCACCCCCGTCCACCTTCCCACGTCACATGGTTTCTTCTCTACtaatataacatcaaaaaaaaaaaaaaaaaaacagactaAAAGAGTCATTTTACATGTCCTTATTCTCGATTTACTGGAGTTAAAACGCAGCCCCGTGGACCGAGAGGCGGTCGGTGGTCCCCACACCAGCCTGTCCTGAGGCATCGGCAAATTGCCACGTGTCTTATTGCGCCCTCCGCGTACCCGACGGTCCATTTGCTTATAAACAAAGCCTCAGAAAGAAACAAAGTCCAGTTAAGTCCCCATACCCAAATCTTCACCCCCTCTACCAAATAATAAAagccaaagaaaagaaaagggaaggGAAAGCAGAGTAATAATACTGCACAGGATAGAGGGAGAGAGTAGAAGGCTTTTGGATTTCTTCTCCTCCGGCGCCATGGATTCCCAGATCTATGGCGGTGCTTCGAGGATCCTCTTTCTTGTTCTACTGATCTCCGCCACCAGCGTCTCTCCCGCATTGCCGGAGAACCCCATCTCCCGGTCCACATTGCCCTCCGCCTCCTCCGGTTCCGGCTCCGGCCAGATAAACTCCAACTCCGTCCTCGTCGCCCTCCTCGACTCCCACTACACCGAGCTTGCCGAGCTCGTCGAGAAGGCGCTCCTTCTCCAGACCCTCGAGGACGCCGTCGGCCGCCACAACGTCACCATCTTCGCCCCCCGCAACGAAGCCCTGGAGCGCGATCTGGACCCTGAGTTCAAGCGATTTCTGTTGGAACCCAGAAATCTCAAATCCCTCCAGACTTTGATCTTATTCCATGTTATTCCTACCCAGATCGGCTCCGATTCGTGGCCGACATCGGAAGCCGCCCGCCATCGCACCCTCGCCGCCGACCACCTCCATCTTTCCGGCTCCGGCGCCGCAAAGAGGGTGGACATCGCCGCCGTGGTCCACCCGGATGCGGTGGTCCGCCCCGACGGTGTGATTCACGGCATCGAGCGCCTTCTCGTCCCCCGATCCGTCCAGGAGGACTTCAACCGCCGGCGCAGCCTCGCCTCCATATCCGCCATCCTCCCCACCGGCGCCCCTGAGGTGGATCCCCGCACCCACCGCCTCAAGAAGCCCGCCCCTCCCGCCCCCGCCGGCTCCCCTCCGGCCCTCCCCATCTACGACGCCATGGCCCCTGGCCCGTCCATCGCCCCCGCCCCCGCCCCGGGCCCCGGCTCCGGCAAGCACTGGTTCGACGGCGAGAGCCAGGTCAAGGACTTCATCCACACCCTCCTACTCTACGGCGGCTACAATGAACTCGCCGACATTCTAGTAAACCTCACATCCTTGGCTACCGAGATGGGCCGTCTGGTCTCCGAGGGCTACGTCCTCACCGTCCTCGCTCCCAACGACGAGGCCATGGCAAAGCTGACGGCGGATCAGCTGAGCGAGCCCGGAGCTCCGGAGCAGATCGTGTACTACCACCTGATCCCGGAGTATCAGACGGAGGAGAGCATGTACAACGCGGTGCGGCGTTTCGGGAAGGTGCGTTACGACACGCTCCGGCTGCCCCACAAGGTGGTCGCGCGCGAGGCTGACGGCtccgtcaagttcggccaaggtGAGGGCTCCGCTTATCTCTTCGACCCCGATATCTACACCGACGGTCGGATCTCCGTCCAGGGGATCGACGCCGTTCTTTTCCCTCCGGAGGAGGAGACTCCCGCCGCCGTCGCGCCGACGGCCCTCCGGAAGACCGTCCAGGCCGCCAAGCCGAGGAGAGGTCAGTAATTATCATTCTTCTATCTTACTTTTGATGAATTTATGGTCAATTATTTATGCATTTTCCTGAATTTATGGTCAATTATTTATGCATTTTCCTGCAATGTTATCGGTGGCGGATATAGGAATATTCCGGCGAACTTTTTAATATTGACGAAATCTACTTTGCGGGAAGTGTTCTTTCTTGATAATATTGATTTAACCGGGAAAAGTATATATGGACGAGATTTATTCTGATTAGATGGTGAAATTTAATGTTATTCTCACCGAGAGGTGACTGTAGCATGGAGTCTAAAGCAGCAAGACTTAAAGTAAAGGCAGTTATGCGTGTGCTTTTGTCGGTGGGTGTATATGGTGGAGGGTCTCCATCgtttgccctttttttttttctttctttctttcttttctcatgaTATTTTTCCCTGTTCTTTTGTTTCCATATCTATTTTATCATCATAATTCTTAGTTATTGATTGTTCGTTATTATTAGCTGTCAGATGCGAAAGCTGGCAGCGTCGTTGTCCGTGAACTGTTTCTCACTCTTCCAAAtgaggaaaaaaatataaaaaaaactcTCCTTGATCTTCTGGGGTCCGGGGATTCCTGAAATAGCCGTAGGCAACGAGAGGACTCTCGTTAGTCTTCGATGCGGCCGGGTGTCCACCGTATCTTTTGCTTTAAAGTGCGCTCTTTCGTGAAGGGGAATTATTTAGCTCGCAGGCAAGGGGATATTATGGGTATTGTATGTTGTCTATATTGATTGGCATTAAAAAGTTGGACATGGTAGTAGGTGAGGGGGGGCAGAAGTGGTAATGATTATTGTGCATGCCTCTACTTTAGGTGGGGAATAATTGTGTTTAATTTTTGTAATGCAGGGAAATTGCTAGAACTCGGGTGCCAAATGGTGGGGGCTTTTGGTCAGCGGGCTCGTTTCACCAGTTGCCAATAGATAAAGAGGGTGTCTCAAACAGAAGGTAATTCAAATGGAAGAGAAATTAAGGTGTACCCTCTCCTAAATTCTTTAAAATAACATGAGGGagggttttaaaaaaaaaggagtgCTGTATGTTAAATACTGGAGAGCAGAGATGTCCATGCGTGTATAGAAATGTTTTTGTTGGTTGTCAATTTCCAATAATCACAACTGTTCATTGATAATTCTTTTTTATACGGTATGATGTGAAATTACCTATACTCGGTTAAATTTTGCTGTTGTGGAAAAGGAACGGTGTGCAAGCTTAAATATTAAGCTGGTGGGAGATATTGTGTATTAAATAAAGGGGAAAATGTTATTGTTTGGGCATTAGAAGGCCCATTTGCTGGTAGCAATTGCATATTAATTTCCTCTACATGTTTTATTTAAACAGTTGCTATTGCTATGAATTATATTTTCTTTAGAATGGTCCGGTCTTGGGATTTGTGAGTTTTGTGAGATAAAAGCGTCGAA
Protein-coding regions in this window:
- the LOC105057913 gene encoding fasciclin-like arabinogalactan protein 17, with translation MDSQIYGGASRILFLVLLISATSVSPALPENPISRSTLPSASSGSGSGQINSNSVLVALLDSHYTELAELVEKALLLQTLEDAVGRHNVTIFAPRNEALERDLDPEFKRFLLEPRNLKSLQTLILFHVIPTQIGSDSWPTSEAARHRTLAADHLHLSGSGAAKRVDIAAVVHPDAVVRPDGVIHGIERLLVPRSVQEDFNRRRSLASISAILPTGAPEVDPRTHRLKKPAPPAPAGSPPALPIYDAMAPGPSIAPAPAPGPGSGKHWFDGESQVKDFIHTLLLYGGYNELADILVNLTSLATEMGRLVSEGYVLTVLAPNDEAMAKLTADQLSEPGAPEQIVYYHLIPEYQTEESMYNAVRRFGKVRYDTLRLPHKVVAREADGSVKFGQGEGSAYLFDPDIYTDGRISVQGIDAVLFPPEEETPAAVAPTALRKTVQAAKPRRGKLLELGCQMVGAFGQRARFTSCQ